From a single Hypanus sabinus isolate sHypSab1 chromosome 7, sHypSab1.hap1, whole genome shotgun sequence genomic region:
- the LOC132396388 gene encoding general transcription factor II-I repeat domain-containing protein 2-like: MVDMTAHLNTLNTALQGKGRTALHMLEDVLAFERKLTVLARDLQKGTLSHFPNLREFKQGHDMIISEYLHSAIIAMQTSFGKRFCEFREEKNTLSFPVTPLSIDPSLLNTTALAGVSQPDLEMELADIADKDIWVSKFRRLTADLEDVARQKAVLAQKHKWSDIENLTDDSLRSCVKMKVTSYSPDVQTLCAEVQEQKSH, translated from the coding sequence atggtagacatgacagcgcacctgaacacgctgaacacagctcttcaggggaaaggacgtacagccctgcacatgttggaggatgttttggcattcgagcgcaagttgacagtgcttgccagagatttacagaaaggcactttgtctcacttccccaatttgagagagttcaaacaaggtcacgacatgataatttcggagtatttacattctgcaatcatcgcaatgcaaacatcgtttgggaaacgcttctgtgagttcagagaggaaaaaaacacattatccttcccggtcactcccttaagcatcgatccttccctactgaatacgactgcattggcaggtgtgagtcaacctgatcttgagatggaactggccgacatagccgacaaagacatatgggtgtccaagtttagacgcttgacagcagaccttgaagatgttgcccgtcagaaggccgttcttgctcagaaacacaaatggagtgatattgaaaacctcacagatgacagcttgcgatcctgtgtaaagatgaaggtgacatcatacagccctgatgtgcagacgctgtgcgctgaggtccaggagcagaaatcccattaa